In one window of Solanum pennellii chromosome 2, SPENNV200 DNA:
- the LOC107009318 gene encoding protein SHI RELATED SEQUENCE 1-like, whose translation MAGFFSLGGGAAATTSQDQQQETTNNPESNWFLYRNDHHQELPTTYRGFELWQNTNSQPQIRNPINPLQDLYPTAAVGLGIGPSHSGYPPMARPNHDPPSAGGSGLVMMRSGGGGISCQDCGNQAKKDCPHMRCRTCCKSRGFQCQTHVRSTWVPAAKRRERQQQLSTLQQQQEEEEQQQQQQQTLQLHRDNPKRPREDPSASSLVCTRILPSTTSGLEVGNFPAKVTSNAVFHCVRMSSVDDADDQFAYQTAVNIGGHVFKGILYDQGPDNQYMAGGESSSGGGSASHQHNLIGAAGTATSAATSGGAAPEASPYLDPSLYPAPLNTFMAGTQFFPPPRS comes from the exons ATGGCTGGCTTCTTTTCACTAGGTGGTGGAGCAGCAGCAACTACCAGCCAAGATCAGCAGCAGGAGACCACCAATAATCCAGAAAGTAATTGGTTTTTGTACAGAAATGATCATCATCAAGAATTGCCCACAACCTACAGAGGTTTTGAGTTATGGCAAAACACTAATTCCCAACCTCAGATTCGCAACCCAATTAATCCTCTTCAAGATCTTTATCCTACAGCCGCTGTTGGATTAGGTATCGGGCCGAGTCATAGTGGTTATCCTCCTATGGCTCGGCCCAATCACGACCCTCCTTCGGCAGGAGGATCGGGTTTGGTGATGATGAGGAGTGGGGGAGGGGGAATTAGCTGCCAGGATTGTGGTAATCAAGCGAAAAAAGATTGTCCACACATGAGATGTAGGACTTGTTGCAAGAGTCGAGGCTTTCAGTGCCAAACCCATGTGAGAAGCACTTGGGTTCCAGCCGCTAAAAGGAGAGAAAGGCAACAACAGCTTTCTACTTTACAGCAAcagcaagaagaagaagaacaacaacagcagcagcagcaaaCGCTGCAGCTCCACAGAGATAACCCCAAAAGGCCAAGAGAGGATCCAAGTGCTTCCTCTCTTGTTTGCACTCGTATATTACCTTCCACTACTTCTg GGTTAGAAGTGGGGAATTTTCCAGCAAAAGTAACTTCAAATGCCGTATTTCACTGCGTTCGAATGAGCTCCGTTGACGATGCCGATGATCAATTCGCATATCAAACAGCTGTAAACATTGGTGGGCACGTGTTTAAAGGAATTCTATATGATCAAGGTCCGGACAATCAGTACATGGCTGGCGGTGAAAGCTCATCCGGTGGCGGCAGTGCCAGTCACCAGCATAACCTTATTGGTGCTGCAGGCACTGCCACATCAGCTGCTACAAGTGGTGGTGCAGCACCCGAAGCCTCACCTTATCTGGATCCTTCATTATATCCAGCTCCTCTCAACACTTTCATGGCTGGTACGCAATTCTTTCCACCTCCAAGATCTTGA